In Oryza sativa Japonica Group chromosome 2, ASM3414082v1, the following are encoded in one genomic region:
- the LOC4330709 gene encoding soluble starch synthase 2-2, chloroplastic/amyloplastic has protein sequence MSGAIASSPAATLFLAGSSSSSPRRRRSRVSGVWWHLYGGTGLRLHWERRGLVRDGAVVCSASAAGGEDGVAKAKTKSAGSSKAVAVQGSTAKADHVEDSVSSPKYVKPAVAKQNGEVVSRATKSDAPVSKPKVDPSVPASKAEADGNAQAVESKAALDKKEDVGVAEPLEAKADAGGDAGAVSSADDSENKESGPLAGPNVMNVIVVASECSPFCKTGGLGDVVGALPKALARRGHRVMVVIPRYGEYAEAKDLGVRKRYRVAGQDSEVSYFHAFIDGVDFVFLEAPPFRHRHNDIYGGERFDVLKRMILFCKAAVEVPWFAPCGGSIYGDGNLVFIANDWHTALLPVYLKAYYRDNGLMQYTRSVLVIHNIAHQGRGPVDDFATMDLPEHYIDHFRLYDPVGGEHSNVFAAGLKMADRAVTVSHGYLWEIKTMDGGWGLHEIINHNDWKLQGIVNGIDMAEWNPEVDEHLQSDGYANYTFETLDTGKKQCKEALQRQLGLQVRDDVPLIGFIGRLDHQKGVDIIGDAMPWIAGQDVQVVMLGTGRPDLEEMLRRFESEHNDKVRGWVGFSVQLAHRITAGADVLLMPSRFEPCGLNQLYAMAYGTVPVVHAVGGLRDTVAPFDPFADTGLGWTFDRAEANRMIDALGHCLNTYRNYKESWRGLQARGMAQDLSWDHAAELYEDVLVKAKYQW, from the exons aTGTCGGGGGCAATCgcttcctcgccggcggctACTCTCTTCCTCgctggctcctcctcctcttcgccgcgGCGCAGGCGGAGCAGGGTGAGCGGGGTTTGGTGGCACTTGTATGGTGGCACGGGGCTGCGGTTGCATTGGGAGCGGCGGGGTTTGGTTCGGGACGGAGCCGTCGTGTGCTCGGCGTCGGCCGCCGGTGGTGAGGATGGCGTCGCGAAGGCGAAGACGAAGTCAGCGGGGAGCTCGAAGGCGGTCGCTGTGCAGGGCAGCACGGCCAAG GCTGATCATGTTGAGGATTCAGTTTCATCACCCAAATACGTGAAACCTGCCGTTGCGAAGCAAAATGGAGAGGTTGTGAGCAGAGCTACCAAATCTGATGCACCAGTGTCTAAACCCAAAGTTGACCCGTCAGTTCCTGCTTCCAAGGCTGAAGCTGATGGTAATGCACAAGCTGTGGAATCGAAGGCTGCACTGGACAAGAAGGAAGACGTCGGTGTTGCTGAACCGTTGGAAGCTAAGGCTGATGCTGGTGGAGATGCAGGTGCAGTAAGCTCTGCAGATGATAGTGAGAACAAGGAATCTGGTCCATTGGCAGGGCCAAATGTGATGAATGTCATTGTGGTGGCTTCTGAATGTTCTCCTTTCTGTAAAACAG GTGGTCTTGGAGATGTTGTGGGTGCTTTGCCTAAGGCTCTGGCAAGAAGAGGACATCGTGTTATG GTTGTGATACCAAGATACGGAGAATATGCAGAAGCCAAGGATCTAGGTGTCCGCAAACGTTACAGGGTAGCTGGACAG GATTCAGAAGTGAGTTATTTTCATGCTTTtatcgatggtgttgatttTGTGTTTCTAGAGGCCCCTCCCTTTCGACACCGGCACAATGATATTTATGGAGGAGAAAGATTT GATGTTTTGAAGCGTATGATTTTGTTCTGCAAAGCTGCTGTTGAG GTTCCTTGGTTTGCTCCATGTGGTGGTTCCATCTACGGTGATGGCAATTTAGTCTTCATTGCAAATGATTGGCATACTGCACTTTTACCCGTATATTTGAAGGCATATTACCGAGATAATGGCTTGATGCAGTATACTCGCTCTGTTCTTGTGATACACAACATTGCTCATCAG GGTCGTGGCCCTGTAGATGACTTCGCCACGATGGACTTGCCCGAGCACTACATCGATCATTTCAGACTGTACGACCCCGTCGGCGGTGAGCACAGCAACGTGTTCGCCGCTGGCCTGAAGATGGCTGACCGCGCGGTCACCGTCAGCCATGGCTATCTGTGGGAGATCAAGACAATGGACGGTGGCTGGGGCCTCCACGAGATAATAAACCACAACGACTGGAAGCTGCAGGGCATCGTGAACGGCATCGACATGGCCGAATGGAACCCCGAGGTGGACGAGCACCTGCAGTCCGACGGCTACGCCAACTACACGTTCGAGACGCTGGACACCGGCAAGAAACAGTGCAAGGAGGCGCTGCAGCGGCAGCTGGGCCTGCAGGTCCGCGACGACGTGCCGCTGATCGGGTTCATCGGGCGGCTCGACCACCAGAAGGGCGTGGACATCATCGGCGACGCGATGCCGTGGATCGCCGGGCAGGACGTGCAGGTGGTGATGCTGGGCACGGGGCGGCCGGACCTGGAGGAGATGCTGCGGCGGTTCGAGTCGGAGCACAACGACAAGGTGCGCGGGTGGGTGGGGTTCTCGGTGCAGCTGGCGCACCGGATCACGGCGGGCGCCGACGTCCTCCTGATGCCGTCGCGGTTCGAGCCGTGCGGGCTGAACCAGCTGTACGCCATGGCGTACGGCACCGTGCCCGTGGTGCACGCCGTGGGCGGGCTCCGCGACACGGTGGCGCCGTTCGACCCGTTCGCCGACACGGGGCTCGGGTGGACGTTCGACCGCGCCGAGGCGAACCGGATGATCGACGCGCTCGGGCACTGCCTCAACACGTACCGGAACTACAAGGAGAGCTGGAGGGGGCTCCAGGCGCGCGGCATGGCGCAGGACCTCAGCTGGGACCACGCCGCCGAGCTCTACGAGGACGTCCTCGTCAAGGCCAAGTACCAGTGGTGA